A DNA window from Vigna unguiculata cultivar IT97K-499-35 chromosome 10, ASM411807v1, whole genome shotgun sequence contains the following coding sequences:
- the LOC114165230 gene encoding uncharacterized protein LOC114165230, whose amino-acid sequence MDRSWMNECRISEKYEKGVSEFLHYVQEHAISSNGTYFCPCVRCLNQIRHDLGTMRDHLFICGIMRSYRLWTWHGEVLDKPTTSRGTDYVDDWMNDHLEDMVRDVGEENFGKVHLYDSLKSDSKEKLYPGCTNFTQLSATLKLFSLKARHGWTDTSFTELLELLKEMLPENNTLPIRNYEAKKVLCPMGLEYQKIHACPNDCVLYREEFASLKACPTCGLSRFKKKIDGNSGDEDKDGPPAKVMWYLPIIPRFKRLFSIKEDAKNLKWHVDGKKCDNLLRHPADSPQWKKIDETFPEFGAEPRNLRLGLATDGMNPYGNLSSKHSSWPVLLMIYNLSPLLCMKSKYMMLSMMISGPRQPGNDIDVYLKPLIDDLKLLWEEGVDVYDSYSQELFCLRAMLFCTINDFPAYENLSGYSVKGHFACPICEKNELYSIEARSENCVYKTSKVPSSKSSSS is encoded by the coding sequence ATGGATCGAAGCTGGATGAATGAGTGTCGCATAAGTGAAAAGTATGAAAAAGGGGTTTCTGAGTTTTTGCACTATGTTCAAGAACACGCAATCTCAAGTAACGggacatatttttgtccttgtgtTCGTTGTCTTAATCAAATACGTCATGACTTGGGAACAATGCGTGATCATCTATTCATCTGTGGTATAATGAGAAGTTATAGACTTTGGACTTGGCATGGAGAAGTATTAGACAAGCCTACGACGTCACGAGGAACAGATTATGTAGATGACTGGATGAATGATCATTTAGAAGATATGGTACGTGATGTTGGGGAGGAGAATTTTGGAAAAGTTCATTTATATGATTCTCTTAAGTCCGATTCAAAGGAAAAATTGTACCCAGGATGCACTAACTTTACGCAACTGTCAGcaactttgaaattattcagTTTAAAAGCAAGGCATGGATGGACGGATACAAGTTTCACAGAATTGTTGGAGTTGTTAAAGGAGATGCTTCCAGAAAATAACACGTTACCTATCCGTAATTACGAGGCGAAGAAAGTTTTATGTCCAATGGGTTTGgaatatcaaaagatacatgCATGCCCAAATGATTGTGTTTTATACAGAGAAGAGTTTGCTTCACTGAAGGCGTGTCCAACATGTGGTTTATCgcggtttaaaaagaaaattgatggaaatagtGGCGATGAAGACAAAGATGGTCCACCTGCTAAGGTGATGTGGTACCTTCCTATAATACCTAGATTCAAACGACTATTTTCCATTAAAGAAGATGCAAAAAACCTGAAATGGCATGTTGATGGAAAAAAGTGTGATAATCTTCTTCGACACCCAGCTGATTCTCCACAATGGAAGAAGATTGATGAAACATTTCCAGAATTTGGTGCTGAGCCAAGAAACTTAAGACTTGGACTTGCTACAGATGGTATGAATCCATATGGGAACTTAAGTAGCAAACATAGTTCATGGCCAGTTTTGCTAATGATTTACAATTTATCTCCTTTGTTGTGCATGAAGAGCAAAtatatgatgttgtctatgatgatatcgggTCCCAGACAACCTGGAAATGACATTGATGTGTACCTAAAGCCGTTGATCGATGATTTGAAACTGTTATGGGAAGAAGGTGTCGATGTGTATGACTCATATTCTCAAGAATTGTTTTGTTTGCGTGCAATGTTGTTTTGCACCATAAATGATTTTCCAGCATATGAAAACTTGAGCGGTTACAGTGTTAAAGGTCATTTTGCATGTCCCATTTGTGAAAAAAACGAGTTATATTCAATTGAAGCACGGTCAGAAAATTGTGTATACAAGACATCAAAAGTTCCTTCCTCGAAATCATCCTCATCAtag